Within the Mesotoga sp. Brook.08.105.5.1 genome, the region GGGCGACTCCTAAGATAGTATTTGTCGATGAGCAGCTTTGTCCTTATCTTGAACACTTTCTTCAGCTTCAATAAGTGAGAAACATCCATCTACGTCCTCTCAGGTTATTGGGAAGCTCTGCATTTTGTTTTTTGTTGCGTGAAGTTGTATTGAGCATGACCAACCAAGTTCTACTCGCACAATGTCAAAGCTTTTGCCATTCGTTCGATACTCCCTATGACTACCAGATCCAAGTAAACAGCTCATACTATTTCAATTGTCTTCGTCAGAGCTAATAATCTGTGCATCATTTGAGACAAGGAGGGATTACTAGATGTCTATTAAGAAGAGTTCTGAGAGTTCTCCACGACTTCTTCTGGTCGTAGTTCTGCTTCTTGCCGTAGTTCTATGCTGTGAGCTTGTTGTTACAGCTAGTGAGATTGAATTCTATGGGCCCAAAAAGCGAGTTGCAATTGCAGATGTAGAAGTTCTTGCTCCGGGTGCTCCAAGAGGTTTGGCAAACGGTATTGAAGAAATGCTTATTAGCAGTCTTCACCAGAGTGGTCGATTCATAGTACTCGAACGTTCTGCCTTGGAAGAGATTTTAAGAGAGCAACGATTGAGCTTGACTGGTGTAATCAGACCAGATACCGCTGCAAAAGTAGGAGAGCTCTTTGGTGCTCAGATCCTTGTAAAGACAGTAGTTACCGGGTTTGCAGAAGAGAAGATTGGCACAGTTCAGCTGGGCCCCCTAGTTGTTTCCATAGTCCGAGGATATATAGCTATGGATATGAGGATATTTGATGCAAACACTGGGGTTATTATCGAGAGCAGAAAAGCAGAGTCGACTATTACAGAAACAGGAGGGGGGGTCCTGATTCGTGGTGGTATTATCGACTTCACTATTTCTGACTACGAAAAGACGCCCTTGGGGAAGGCTACCAGAGAGGTAATTGACAAACTGGTCGACTTCATTGTCAGTGAGGTACGACCTGTTCCCTGGCAGGGTCGCGTAGCGATTGCAGAACCCAGCAAGGTATACGTCAACGCAGGATTTGATGTCGGCATGCAGAATAACTCATATCTAGAAATCTTTGAACGTGGTAGAGAGATTATTGATCCATCAACTGGACTTTCTCTTGGCTTTCAGAAAACAGGGATTGGTGTGGCAATTGTTGAAGAAGTTAGTGAAAAGTACTCTGTTGCATCGCTTCTTGCAGGATCTGCTGGCTCTGATGGAGATATCGTCGAATTTGTGAGAGCCGAGAGTGTTACTGGTATCATCGAAAAATACAAAGCTCATCGCCCTGATGATAATCGAGAAGTAAAGGACGGCGAACGAGATCCTGTTCTAAGTAAATCAATCGTTGTTATGATCCCGGAGACCCATATAAGAAGGCGTGTGGAGACGCGTATACCAGATCCTGCAGCTGAGACAGAGATTATCAGAGTACTAGTCGAACATGGTTTTAATGTTGTTGACCAGATAAAGGTGGCCGAGATTCGCTATACGGAAATGGCTTTTGCAGCAATCCATGACGTGAGAAATGCCATATCTCTTGCTCGGCAGTTTGATGCTGACATGATTATCATAGGTGAAGCTCTTAGCGAATGGGTTGAAGACATACATAATATGGTATCCTGCAGGGCACGAGTTGAGGCTCGAATAATTGACATGAACACTGGAAGAATTCTCGCAGCAGATGGAGTAGAAGGTTCTGCTCTGGATGTAAGTGAAGGAATAGCGTCAAAGAAAGCTCTCAGAGCAGCAAGCACAATGCTGGCAAATTACTTCGTTGATCAGCTATTCGCGCAGCAACCCGATGAATACGTTGTTATGGAACAGATCGAGGTTCTGATCACAGGACTCAGTAGTTATAGACAGCTTATGGAGTTTGAAGAGGCTCTTGAACAGATTGATGGAATTGCGGAGGTTCACAGACAGAGTTATGCAGGGGGCATTGCAAGGTTCACCTTGAGGAGTTCAGTAACGGCTCGTGAGATAACCGACGCACTGTTCCGATGGGCTTTCGATTCATTCGACCTTGATGTTACGTACTTCTCGTCTTCTAAAATCGAGCTTGAGGCAATGTGAAATGTGGAGATCATTGTGAATAAGAGCTCCCCGAGATAATGTGCATAAGATTATCATCTGTGGTGATCGCCAGGAGTATCAACTAGGGGTAGTAGCCGGTTAGACCACGAAATGTTTGACTTCTGTGTGGCCTAATTGAAAAAATGGAAAAAATGGGGACAGATACCGTTTTTTGAAGGAACGCTAGTTCCGCGAAGACCGCGCGGGTCAGAGCTGCTTCGCAGGAAGACAATAAAAATTGAGACAGCCTCCATTATTTACATCCCGGAAACGTTGTTCTACGTTCCCGCATTGAAAATAGGGACTCCATTTTTCCAAGAGCCGTCCTAGGGAAGAGAGAGACCCAGTCACTGGTGAAATGAGACGCAAGGCCGGCAAAGATCATGCCGGGACGCAATGCCCGGAGAAGCGTCCGGGGACGCAAGGCTGCCTTCGGCAGGAGGGCAACGAACTAGCCAGTCACGTTCGGTGGCCAGTCTTTGCTTCGCAAAGGCCAGTCTCGCCTTCGGCGAGGCCAGTTCCGGCTGTGCCGTCCAAACAAAGACCATTGAGAAAGAGCGTTCTGGAGAGGTTCGCTTCGCTCACGAGAGAAGAGGGAGAGAGAGAAGAAACCAGTCAGGTTGGAATTACGCCGTCACAAGAACCTCTTTGATCTCACCTTGACCAAGAACGAAGAACAGATCCTTGCTCTGGAACAAAGAACAATGATTTCTCTTTGATGGCTGTCTGCTCTCTCGGTGGACGGCGGACCGTTGACGGACAACGTTGTCTTCGTCAGCGACCAGCGAAAAGCGGCTCTTTGATGGGAGATCCCGTACAGGAGCATTACGGGATGACAACCGGACCAACTCGTTTCATTTTCCCTCAACCTTTCAAGTCATGAAGTGGGGTCTGGCGTCTCG harbors:
- a CDS encoding CsgG/HfaB family protein → MSIKKSSESSPRLLLVVVLLLAVVLCCELVVTASEIEFYGPKKRVAIADVEVLAPGAPRGLANGIEEMLISSLHQSGRFIVLERSALEEILREQRLSLTGVIRPDTAAKVGELFGAQILVKTVVTGFAEEKIGTVQLGPLVVSIVRGYIAMDMRIFDANTGVIIESRKAESTITETGGGVLIRGGIIDFTISDYEKTPLGKATREVIDKLVDFIVSEVRPVPWQGRVAIAEPSKVYVNAGFDVGMQNNSYLEIFERGREIIDPSTGLSLGFQKTGIGVAIVEEVSEKYSVASLLAGSAGSDGDIVEFVRAESVTGIIEKYKAHRPDDNREVKDGERDPVLSKSIVVMIPETHIRRRVETRIPDPAAETEIIRVLVEHGFNVVDQIKVAEIRYTEMAFAAIHDVRNAISLARQFDADMIIIGEALSEWVEDIHNMVSCRARVEARIIDMNTGRILAADGVEGSALDVSEGIASKKALRAASTMLANYFVDQLFAQQPDEYVVMEQIEVLITGLSSYRQLMEFEEALEQIDGIAEVHRQSYAGGIARFTLRSSVTAREITDALFRWAFDSFDLDVTYFSSSKIELEAM